From the genome of Pseudomonas sp. WJP1:
CAAAGCATGGGTCGGCTGTCAGGCCGCCTTCGCGGGCAAGCCTCGCTCCTACAGTTTTTATCACCATCCGACCAGAAACTCCTATTCGGCTATTGCGCATCCGGTATTATGGTATACCATCATACGCACAGACACCTTTCACCCTGATACGGAGCAGCTCATGAGTTTCGAAATCCGCAAGATCGTCAGCTATGTCGAAGAAACCTTCATTGAAGGCGGCAAGGCCACCGACAAGCCCGTAACCATGGTCGGCCTGGCCGTGGTGATGAAGAACCCCTGGCTGGGCAACGGTTTCGTTGAAGACCTCAAGCCGCAGATCCGCGCCAACTGCTCCGACCTCGGCGCCCTGATGGTCGAGCGCCTGGTGGGCATCATCGGTGGTGCCGAGAAGATCGAAGCGTATGGCAAGGCCGCCGTGGTCGGTGCCGACGGTGAAATCGAACACGCCTCCGCGGTGATCCACACCCTGCGCTTCGGCAACCACTACCGCGAAGCGGTGAAAGCCAAGAGCTACCTGAGCTTCACCAACAAGCGCGGCGGCCCGGGCACTTCGATCCAGATCCCCATGATGCACAAGGACGATGAAGGCCTGCGTTCGCACTACATCACCCTGGAAATGCAGATCGAAGACGCCCCGCGCGCCGACGAAATCGTCGTGGTCCTGGGTTGCGCCGATGGCGGCCGCCTGCACCCACGCATCGGCAATCGCTACATCGACCTGGAAGAACTGGCAGCCGAAAAAGCCCAGTAAGCCGGTCGGTCACTAAAACAAAAAGGTATGCAGGAGCGCTCCATGATTCGGCTCACCGCTGAACGCACCCCGGCTGGCACCAGTTACCTGGCGACCGGCCAAGGCCAGCCCGTGGTCTTGATCCACGGCGTGGGCCTGAACAAAGAAATGTGGGGCGGCCAGATCGTTGGCCTGGCCACGAAATACCGCGTCATTGCCTACGACATGCTCGGTCATGGCGCCAGCCCGCGCCCGCAAAGCGGCACGCCGCTGCTCGGCTATGCCGATCAACTGCTGGAGCTGCTCGATCATCTGCAATTGCCCAAGGCTGCTGTGATCGGTTTTTCCATGGGTGGGCTGGTGGCGCGGGCTTTTGCCCTGCATTACCCGCAGCGCCTGCAAAGCCTGGTGGTGCTCAACAGTGTGTTCAATCGCACCGCCGAGCAACGCGCCGGTGTCATCGCCCGCACGGCCCAGGCCGCCGAACACGGGCCGGATGCCAACGCCGAAGCCGCACTGTCGCGCTGGTTCAGCCGCGAGTACCAGG
Proteins encoded in this window:
- a CDS encoding amino acid synthesis family protein yields the protein MSFEIRKIVSYVEETFIEGGKATDKPVTMVGLAVVMKNPWLGNGFVEDLKPQIRANCSDLGALMVERLVGIIGGAEKIEAYGKAAVVGADGEIEHASAVIHTLRFGNHYREAVKAKSYLSFTNKRGGPGTSIQIPMMHKDDEGLRSHYITLEMQIEDAPRADEIVVVLGCADGGRLHPRIGNRYIDLEELAAEKAQ
- a CDS encoding alpha/beta fold hydrolase; its protein translation is MIRLTAERTPAGTSYLATGQGQPVVLIHGVGLNKEMWGGQIVGLATKYRVIAYDMLGHGASPRPQSGTPLLGYADQLLELLDHLQLPKAAVIGFSMGGLVARAFALHYPQRLQSLVVLNSVFNRTAEQRAGVIARTAQAAEHGPDANAEAALSRWFSREYQAANPAQIAALRQTLAQNDPQGYLTTYELFATQDMYRADDLASIQVPTLVATGELDPGSTPEMAEQLAQRIPGAQVAVLAEQRHMMPVESPRLVNQLLLEFLDTAHTRQNQIKGIVA